A single genomic interval of Arctopsyche grandis isolate Sample6627 chromosome 8, ASM5162203v2, whole genome shotgun sequence harbors:
- the LOC143915207 gene encoding uncharacterized protein LOC143915207 — MHIKFNVSDAMAKVLAMMCLACVGIAHCSVLVPTYVLPPASFPQPRDQRSLQSASQGVRTLARLAGGHLKLQPSNHTNKIPTDPAKTFANHAKNTFAFVEKENKNRDEKFAGIVVKTENQNVGWNQGQWDDGMLMSSAGNGKEKNKKKTVEDDEDKKTLADQVAEGKYGLIQKELFVKTPSRPGVLSYTANPETKAKDNEQSLGGLKSEEIWLAEDHLLVLKGGSFPEHNNKASESSVTWAPIDAYQAPPRQVKIPQNPEVPPPFPVRLSDNGPLVFLTPNGSIPAPLFPARPPGAGFGLVPAAPPPYPPSSAPPSPNAYPGNPSAGGSPFPIAPYPYFPPRNESEFPFPFPGPINGSFPGGLPPGASFLPPPGNLSDLYDEDDPSIYYPPPYSFSYQADNTSKVPAGPLVPGIVLPPPPDFFARLEPTRTTPTTTRPTAHAYAPTPPPPSTTIVKTRPHSVNMYLPPTTNIDTKSPNSVNIADKYSTTPPKTVTSQPTPKTPSKVVISKPSPIRKTQTTTTASPNVIKTIKFTEKHPSPITTTILHKPIKTTLKPVSPPVTSLYYPENYYDENTVSPSPRPFLVYGPPDRSQVNPFTDKAYVTSTPVPLRAYYSNPNYDNILPQIQFAKQKAPSITRIRPDFLQSTGQNGKSVASFYFYEEPGSKAPNAAPNVADYFDGRNYYQTINNNAQQVQNEEYTYNQGGFGPASNIEFKPVPSREPSPFFFIPQRQGSRTLTQEYFSVQKPKIQNNYVQQVSIPQKTRPESFYDQIANIQQTIDYYTTHRPKNIYRQASYRDARQKPKPTPRPVYQFSYQSNNGRPEQNTFRAPEMDSEPFRPMVAYSKPYNVQNEYESAPKTVYSVENLKVTTESPQSSRYYTTAKTNDYDYEDINQEKKTYIKSNTPTSIRAISSSLKSKKVQILHPTTKNPIDHAYYTKQEEGLFDDITKKYFTIFGQKIEQSNIDGTGIAVTAPISPIGTSTVIPPIDNRVNVQYGNGVNPESQSILSLASDTQVNYRQPRPLINPESEFIPIVNPEIQAKYEAEQRLRSLKEQNSKSKVKNVEIIKSEGFEHIEKLNKYNNNEQLELVRPVVPNRFIQQNSNNYKENRGPRTQVAEGRPGSLVAYRLPGEGAHVYFLTPQPTRNDYRTAEEIAALS, encoded by the coding sequence GTGTCAGATGCAATGGCGAAGGTGTTGGCGATGATGTGTTTAGCGTGTGTGGGTATAGCACATTGCAGCGTGCTAGTACCCACGTACGTTCTTCCGCCTGCTTCTTTTCCACAACCCCGAGACCAGAGGAGTCTGCAGTCGGCGTCGCAAGGGGTGAGGACCTTAGCCAGACTAGCTGGAGGTCACCTCAAGTTGCAGCCGTCGAATCACACAAATAAAATACCGACGGACCCGGCGAAAACATTCGCTAACCACGCTAAAAACACGTTCGCCTTCGTCGAAAAGGAGAACAAAAACCGCGACGAAAAATTCGCCGGGATCGTTGTGAAAACAGAGAATCAAAACGTCGGCTGGAACCAAGGACAATGGGACGACGGTATGTTGATGTCGAGCGCGGGGAACGGCAAAGAGAAGAATAAAAAGAAGACTGTCGAAGACGACGAAGATAAAAAAACACTAGCTGACCAAGTGGCCGAAGGCAAATACGGGTTGATCCAGAAGGAGTTGTTTGTAAAGACGCCGAGCAGACCCGGAGTGTTGAGCTACACGGCAAATCCAGAGACGAAAGCTAAAGACAACGAACAGAGTCTGGGAGGTTTGAAAAGCGAGGAAATTTGGCTAGCGGAAGACCACTTGTTGGTACTGAAAGGAGGCTCGTTCCCGGAGCACAATAATAAGGCTAGCGAGAGCTCGGTGACTTGGGCACCGATAGACGCTTACCAGGCGCCACCCAGGCAAGTAAAGATACCCCAAAACCCAGAGGTGCCGCCGCCCTTTCCCGTCCGATTATCAGACAACGGTCCGCTCGTCTTCCTCACACCGAACGGCAGTATCCCTGCGCCCCTTTTCCCGGCTAGACCGCCGGGAGCAGGCTTCGGCCTTGTTCCTGCGGCGCCGCCCCCCTATCCGCCGTCGTCCGCGCCCCCGTCTCCAAATGCCTATCCGGGAAACCCTTCTGCCGGGGGATCGCCGTTCCCAATTGCTCCGTACCCTTACTTTCCGCCGAGGAACGAGAGcgaattcccgttcccgttccccgGACCGATAAACGGCTCTTTTCCAGGCGGACTACCACCGGGCGCCAGCTTCCTTCCACCACCAGGAAACCTGAGCGACCTGTACGACGAGGACGACCCTTCAATTTACTATCCGCCGCCGTACAGTTTTTCCTATCAGGCTGATAACACCAGCAAAGTGCCGGCGGGACCTCTAGTGCCGGGAATAGTCCTACCGCCTCCTCCCGACTTCTTCGCGAGGTTGGAACCCACTAGGACGACTCCGACCACGACGCGCCCTACGGCGCATGCTTACGCACCCACACCACCGCCACCATCTACGACTATAGTCAAAACGCGTCCTCACTCCGTCAACATGTATCTTCCGCCAACGACCAACATTGACACCAAATCACCGAACAGCGTAAACATTGCCGACAAATACTCCACCACACCGCCAAAGACAGTCACCTCACAGCCTACACCAAAAACACCCAGCAAGGTAGTCATTTCAAAACCGAGCCCAATAAGAAAAACACAGACCACAACTACGGCGTCGCCCAACGTAATCAAAACGATCAAATTCACCGAAAAACATCCCTCACCAATCACCACCACCATATTGCACAAACCGATCAAAACAACACTCAAACCTGTGTCGCCGCCGGTTACAAGTTTGTACTATCCGGAAAATTACTACGATGAAAACACAGTTTCGCCTTCCCCGAGACCGTTCCTCGTATACGGCCCACCTGATAGATCACAGGTGAATCCGTTCACCGACAAGGCGTACGTCACCTCAACACCCGTGCCGCTAAGAGCTTATTACAGCAATCCTAATTATGACAACATTCTGCCGCAAATACAATTCGCAAAACAAAAGGCACCATCAATCACGCGCATACGACCCGACTTCTTACAGAGCACGGGCCAAAATGGAAAGTCAGTGGCGTCATTCTATTTCTACGAAGAGCCAGGTTCAAAAGCACCCAATGCCGCTCCAAACGTCGCCGATTATTTCGACGGTCGAAATTACTATCAAACAATCAACAATAACGCGCAACAAGTACAGAATGAAGAATACACATATAATCAAGGGGGTTTTGGACCGGCAAGTAACATCGAATTCAAACCGGTGCCCAGTCGAGAGCCATCACCATTCTTCTTCATTCCTCAAAGGCAAGGTTCCAGAACGTTGACTCAAGAATATTTCAGTGTGCAAAAGCCCAAGATACAAAACAATTACGTGCAACAAGTTTCCATACCACAAAAAACCAGGCCAGAGTCCTTCTATGACCAAATCGCAAACATTCAACAGACGATAGATTATTATACCACACACAGACCAAAAAACATTTATCGTCAAGCATCATATAGAGATGCGAGACAAAAGCCTAAACCTACTCCTAGACCGGTATATCAATTTAGTTACCAAAGTAATAACGGTCGTCCGGAACAAAACACTTTCCGTGCACCTGAAATGGATTCAGAACCCTTCAGACCAATGGTTGCATACAGCAAGCCATAcaatgttcaaaatgaatatgagTCGGCTCCAAAAACCGTATATtctgttgaaaatttaaaagtgACTACTGAATCACCTCAGTCATCGAGATATTATACAACCGCTAAAACCAACGATTATGACTATGAAGACATTAATCAAGAGAAGAAAACCTATATAAAATCAAACACTCCCACCTCGATAAGAgctatctcttcatctttaaaATCTAAGAAAGTACAAATATTACATCCAACCACAAAAAACCCAATAGACCACGCCTATTACACCAAACAAGAAGAAGGTCTTTTTGATGATATAACAAAAAAGTACTTCACTATATTCGGACAAAAAATTGAGCAAAGCAACATTGATGGAACGGGAATAGCTGTTACAGCACCTATAAGTCCAATCGGCACTAGTACTGTAATCCCTCCGATTGACAATAGAGTAAACGTACAATACGGAAATGGAGTTAATCCTGAATCCCAATCAATTTTATCATTAGCTAGTGATACACAAGTAAATTATAGACAGCCCAGACCGCTGATAAATCCAGAAAGTGAATTTATACCCATTGTTAATCCAGAAATACAAGCAAAATATGAAGCAGAACAAAGACTACGAAGTTTAAAAGAACAAAATTCgaaaagtaaagtaaaaaatgtagaAATTATTAAGTCAGAAGGTTTTGAACACATAGAAAAACTTAACAAATACAATAACAATGAACAATTAGAATTAGTCAGACCTGTTGTTCCAAACAGATTCAttcaacaaaattcaaataactaTAAAGAAAACAGAGGTCCAAGAACTCAAGTGGCGGAAGGAAGACCTGGTTCTCTTGTGGCGTACAGATTACCCGGAGAAGGTgcacatgtatattttttaacaccGCAGCCCACAAGAAACGATTATAGAACAGCTGAAGAAATAGCAGCATTAAGTTGA